The nucleotide window atgtaattctcccaattttgtatatttaaaattgataaacaattatatgtacatgtatatactaataattttcaaaaaagaaatctcaactataaataaagtcaaaaaaagttttaggaaaataaatttatggcCATACGATaaacagttttaaataattaacataaataaaaatttttcaaaataattaaaataaaataaaattgttaaattaaaaactaaatttattatagccTTTGCTATATAACTGCATATCTACCCGTTTGATCATAATAGGGATCTTGAGGTCTACCGCTGGGACCACCCATACTAGGAGACCTATGTGTGCCAGGTGGACCCTGTGAATCCATCTGAGGAGCGTAACGGTGATGCGGCGGGCCGTGATGTTGCGGTGGCATTCCTCGCGATCTTCGCGTGGGATCGTCCTCCTCGCTATAATTTGCTTCACTCGCAGAGTCCTTCGTAATCTCTGGGATACCTGAAGAAACCATTGATAAACCGCGATTAGGTAGAACGCAACCTACATAGTCGGAGGAGTTCGAGTTTTGAAATCACTCAACCCAGATTCCcctactttttcatttttcttctatatttaCCCATTTGAGCGATACTTTGTCCGGGATAGATCTCTTTGTCGGAAAGATTCTCGTCCGTCTCGATGATAACCTGACCGTGAGCATCCACTCTGTTAGCCACGTGTCGTCGCATGTGCGAAGGCATCGGTGCATTTGGGTATCGCTGACCAGTCATGCGATGACGAGCGGGATCATCCTGTTGGGGAATCATGCCGGACTGTGCTTGTCGTTGGTCCACCATATGCGGAGGTCCACCGTGAGATGGCATGTGACCTGTGGCACCCCCGCGAAGCACGCTGCAAGGTATCGCCGTCGCGCAACTATCGCCCGATTGACTCTCCCTACTCTTAGTCCTGACGGTGATGTGCTTCGGATTGAGACCCATGAGTTTGTGTATATCGACGAGCGCGTGATCGCCGGTGGGGCTGTCGACATCGGTGACCTTCTTACCATCGGCGTACACCGCGTAACCGGTGACGGCCGAACCGTTTAGGGCAACAGGCTGCCAGGTCACTAGCAAAGTGCCGTCCTGCGGTCCAGCCTCCACCTAAAAATCACATAACATTACATACATTAGTGtttgttagaaatttttttcttgagaataatattatgaaaactGCAGGAATGACAATTTAGATTCTAGAATTtgtagatttttcaaaaaattttacagttacacatgatttttttaaatgtagatgtaaaattttattaacctGGATATCGACCGGAGGATCCGGCAGTCCCTTGGGCAACGTCTTAAAGTGGACGTGGCAGGCCAGGTTATTTGCCGCCTGGGCGTTTTGGTCCTCAAAGTGCGTCGCCCGAAGATTTTTCGCCTTAACGGTCACCCTGTATATCGTCGACGGAGCGAGGCCAGTGATGGTGTGCCTGTAAACGCCCGGCTTCACGGTTCTCACTTCTACGTTGTTTACGCATACAACGTGTTGATGATTACTGTTGCTTGGTAGCCAGGATATTACAGCGCTGGTCGCCGTGACGTTCGACGCCTTGACGGCAGTTGGACCTAGCGCGACGTCTTTACCAATTACCATTGTGCAAGCAGCATCGCGCGACGTTCTTCTCGAATGCGTAACCGAACGCACGCTTATTCTGTGAGGCTGCATCAACAGAATACGTTTTCAACATAGTTCAAatggattattaaatttattattatattaagtttaaaacattttaatcttttctatAAGGCActttatacatctatatattttagttctaatatataataattttaataagaaattttgtaCAAACCCGTGTGGAATCGACTCCCTCCACCAAGGCCCTAGTCCTCTCAGTGGCCTTCACGGTGACCTTTAGCACTCCGTCCACGTAGACATGGTAGGATTCGAGTTGATGCGTATTCTCAGGCGCGGTCCATCCAATCAGCACGCTTTTGTTGAGTTGCCGTTCGAGCGTGAGGTGTTGTGGCGCCGGAACTAGGTCCGAAAACATGTAGACTTCTTCAGGAAGAAAAGACAAAGACAAAGCCTAGCTGTAGCTAAGGATCTCTGACTATTGTCTATCACTCTAAGCCAGCCTAAGTCCAGCCAACACTTAATACAGTGCAACGCGATTCGGTTCTCTGCGTTCTCCGTTTCACTTCGTGAAAACCGGTTTGGGATTGAGACGTGGACGTTTACTGTTTGACATGCATAGATTTTTTTGTCTCCAATTCGTGCAACAGAAAAAAGGGAGAAGCGCTATAGATATAcacatgaaaataatttagttgtTTTTCAAGTAATTACATTAAACACATATGGACTACACATACGTATCAAGCGAGACGGACAAATCAtgaaagcaaatttttttctatagagaataatttctataactGCATCGTAATTGCGTTATTTTGGAATAAtgatcgaaaaaatttttcaatcacaTCGCTGAAAGCGGATCCAATTGCCAGGTTTTCTAGAGTTATCAATTGATCCAAGTACCAAATACATCTAGACATTTATTAGATTACGGACATAGATTTGATATCTATTATATCgcttaatttaatgtttaataacgTGCGTCATGCAATGCCTCAGAAATCATTACAGCGAACCGGTAAAGCGTACTAACCTGGCGGTTCTTGTTCATCCTCTTCCGCAATATTGTCAAGTTCCGCGTATGCGGACAATTCTGCTTGACGATTCCGATTACCTTCTTCCAACGCAGCTAGTTCTAGATCAATATCTTGTAGATAGCACTAAAATAGACGAAATCAAAATCATTACAATTTGATTAACATTTACTTAATGAGATTTTAACAAcattctcattaattattatgtattgtcATTGTCATAATGTCAATGTGTATGTCATaaggattaaaaatataaaaagtgttgTCTCATTAGATACCTCGTTAAGTTTCATATTGCTCACTTGAGGGATATTCGTCGAAACGGAATCGTCCACGTCTCTGAGGCCGAGGACGGCTTGATGAAACTCCAATAGATCATCGCCGACCAACTTCTGGACAAAGTTGGCCGGCACCAGGCCGCGTCTACCATCGAGTGTCTCCGCATCCAGAAAACCATCATCGTCCGGTTGGCCCCAAACTAGGAGATAATCGCCACCCTGAACTGGCAGTTCCGCTTCCGGATTCGCGTTCGGCGAATGTTGGAATGGTTCGTAACTAAAACGGGCTATGTAAACGTAACATCTGCCTTTGCCGGGTACGTCCAGCATATCGACTTGACCTTCGGTTACAATATCTTCGGTGTTGGTCAATCGATCTAGGGGATTTGTCAGTATACTCGTAGGGATCTTCGGCATTTGCCTGGGACCCAGAAAGTGATGGCCGGTCGCGGTACCGGGCGCGGTCGGCGAGCTGGCGCGCAAGCTCTGCTGAATCTGGTGGATGATTGCCTGCTGCTGAAGTTGATTGGCCTGCGATTGGGCGGAGAGTTGTTGCATCGCTTGTAGAGGATCGCCTATTGCTTGTAACAGGCCTCCCGAACTAGTACCTGCACAAACAATAGACatcaattaactttaaaacttGCACTAtatgtttaacaaaatatacttttcactgaaagtattaatatcataaatgaAGAagtttaaaatgataatgctTCAACTTGTTTTATTCAgaagttgaaaaaataaaattaaaaatttttattattattaaaaaaaattgtatattgaaCCTTTCAATAATACGTGTGTTGTACGATCGTGACCTGAGCTTACGCCCGACGTCCCAAAAGCGTTGGTCCCGACGGTAGTGGAATAAGTCGATCCACTCGTGGCGAAGGTGCTTTGACCGGTGGAGTAAGGAAGAACAGACTGGGGTACACTCGTGAGGCCTCCAAGAGTGGAATGATAGGACGTGGTAGAGTATAGCGAGGACAATGTGGTCTGCGGCATATTCGTTTGCGGCACACTGTAATTGTGATGGGGCAATTGGGTGTTGAAGCTGGTTGCACCCGTGCTGTAAGTCCCGTTTGGATGCGATGCCATGGACAAATTAGGATATGTCGTTGCCTACGATAACAATggacaaattaattatgaaatgtaGATaggataaaattagaaaaaagtaCGATGAAAAAGTACGATGAGAGATTGATGACTAACATTAATCCGTAACTGCTCTACACTAAATCTATTTTAGGCagatacttttttaatgaacATCGAAAACGACACAAAGAGTTTTTTTCTGAAGGCCTAGATATTCGAGAATccgttatttattgttaatttagtTGCTTGTAAGAAAGTAATCGTGATTGAATAATTGATGACACACCTGTTGACTGCCATTCAATTGATAATTCTGGGCGGTTTGAGTAGGCTGTGTATAGTGAGGTATCACACTCTGGCTGGCCGATGTCAGGTACGTCGTCGAGGCCGGATGTTGTTGCgactgttgctgctgctgtagCGGCTGCTGATACGTTTGCGTATGTGGATAGCTCTCCTGATACTGATTGCTTGTAAAGTGTGAAGTGTGCGTTTGTTGCTGCTGTTTCTGTTGCGACGGCAGAGCACTTTGGGAATGGGAACTCGATAAATCGTGCTGTTGTGGCTGTTGCTGCTGATATTGTTGGATCTTCTGTTGGAAAGCGGGCTGCGACTGGCTGCTGGAGAGAGACGGCGCCGGTGGTATCGGCTCGTTATAGTGATACGGTGGCCCGTTTGGCGTCAGTGGAGGGCAGCCAGGCATCATCGGCGTTAATGGCATTGGTGAGCCTGCGTACTATTCGAACAAGTTTTATCAACGATTAGCAAACATCTCAGAGTTTCTCAggattattaatgtaattagcAGCAAAAATGCTTtccaaaacaataaaaaaaactttatcttTGATCGCCAAAAACTCTAACGAGTccttatggaatttaaaaaataaatgaaaagaatgcgtgcaaatataaatattatataagaatgtaTTTATCGATCTCAATAATTAGTAAAGAGTATAGaatgttgaaatatattataaattattgcaacaattatttattgttgatGTCTTGTCTCAGTATTAACGAAATAAAAGACTAGAGTAACGAAGAATGATAGAAACAAATTACTTACGTGGCCCATCTGGGTAGGCATTCCGAGGTTGAGGGCATGCGGATGAGGTGGATGTTGATGCTGGCCAAGGTTGGGAAGATTCTCCGAGCTGGATCGGAGGATGCCTTGCGTGGCCGAGGGTTGTTGCGTGGTTATCGCGCCCCGTGCGTGATCCAGTTCGTGTAACATTCTGGCGGAGctgaattgattttaattagtcATTCGCGTATTTGCAATTTGCCAGTACAATCTTTACACACTGACATATCTTTAgccatacatatatatatatatatatatagaggacAAAGTTGTTTGACGAATTGAATCTTTATTAAGTGAAAAGAAACCTTATCAATACCTATTGTCCTGCTCGATCTTGGCGATGATTCTATCAATCTCGGAGCCGGCCGGAGGCCAAGTGGCCGTCGGGACGCTCGAGGATGTGACATGCCCTACGACCGGTCCTCTGCTGCGCGAACGTCTTAAGCTGGTCAATTCCAGCGACAACTCCTCGTGCTTCACCATCTGTAGCTCCGTCTTCTTCTCAAGTTCCCGGATCTTGGATTGCAACGCCTCGACCGACTCCGGACCTTGATAGCGTCCTGCTATCTTCTCCCGCAATTGGTTCTGTGCGTCCGCGTGCTGCCTCTCCAGCTCCGCTCGTCGGGCTTCCGTCTCCCGCATTTGCTAAATGAATCGATCGTATAATTAGCGTTGTCGCGTAAATGACATCCGTCAACATTCGATAGATGCAACATCCTCTTTAGCGCGTGATTGACGTTACTCGGTAACATGTAGCTACGTAGgtttattaacataaacatGCACCAGCGTATCAATTAATGGAAGCTATTTATACAAGTGATTTATTGTTTTTGGAATCACCCAGCCAGATAAAtcttatatctaaaattaaaaatcaattttaatatattacaatattatatattagaaaataatttaataaaatattataatttaaatattttataggattattaataaaatttaacttaaaaaaatataagattttaataagatgttaataaaagatatataataataataataagatataaaatataagatgttgatgtaattttatatcgttattCGACAATGTTTCAGAATGGAAATAACGGATGAAAAAAGAAGTTGGTTCGGTTTTTTGCGGTTGCTCTTAATAACCTGGAGCGAAGTCTAGTTAGTAATTCGCGACTAGAATGTCACATTTGTAATGAAAGAGCTTTTTGTGCTCTGATTGCCCGAAGGTGCGCGCAACTGATCTCGCTATATATAATCTAGCGCAAAAATTTTTCGCGAGAAAATGTCATTGGAAAATACGAGGGTAATATGACAGATCATTTCAGGGCGCATCTTCTCTTTGATATTCTTCTTTCTAATTAATCGTCAATTATGACGCGTAATTATCCCGTATGCAAAATTGCTTAACACTTCGTAGAATTAACCGCTTCAATTATCTAGATTGCGGTAGCGAAGATTCTGTCGCGTGAGTCAGTATTAATTTTCCTGCGTGCGGAGATTTTCGAGGCCCGTGCGTACAGAAGACATAAATATCGGATAAtggagtttttttttaatggattttattttgcgaATTGAAGCCTTTTGGAGAGAAAGCAATCACGACCGGaacgtattaataaaaacttttgtttttcATCATATTATGCGAGCTTTATCAAGTATCCGTGGCAAGAATGAAAGAGAGCTTTTCATGAACCGCAGTTCATTGTCGATAGTTTACACATAAGttttacgcgcgcgcgcgtatgtgtatgtgtatgtattgaTTACATGCATATTACCTTTCCACGTAATCTGCTTTAATTTCAAGGACTTTCGGTTCGCGACGAGCGCACGCACGCGTTCCGCAATCGCGAATTCGTTAAAGAtctctaatttttctaaactaCGAAATAACATCTCTGCTGTTTTCATTTCTCTGAGAGAGAATTTAGGATCaagattcaattttttattaaaaacaaaaaaataataacaggCAAAtgtaaattcattaaaaagaaaaaaactatttttaattaagaactcataattaattacaaattatataggtAAATGGTAATGACGAGTTAgtaataatttctcaaataaGTGTACTGGCAATAAAAccaaaaaaactaatatatatataataaaatactccaatatttatcaacttttttatatccATCATGATGATACAACATTACACTGCACTAATATCCCGAGGTAAGAAATGGACCAAAAGGAAAGGAACTTACCTCCAGGATGGATTCGAGAACTGCGTCCTGCATGTTGGTGGTTCTCGTGGAGGTGGTAGCCCCGACAGCGGATCCGATACCCTGCAGCTGCGGAGCGTGAGGTGCCGTGGAAGCGCCACCTCCAACACCACAGCACTGCAACATCCCTGAAGTCTGAGACCCTCGCCAGTCTTTATCGCGGCCGGTCCCTATCGATCTAGCGTGTGTGTCTAGGAGCTATCTTAATTAATTGGGCGGCCCGCCTTTGCGCGGCCCGTCGAGCCGCGCCGCGCACGACACACACGATCCCACACACGTTTAACAGTGCGACTCTAGTGCAGTGTGAAAGGGAATTCCTATTTCACTCGGCGAATCCCGCCTCGCGGGAGCGGGCCGGAAGTTCTCGCAGCTCTCGGAAACGGGGGGGACCTCGCGTTTAAAGGGTACCAGCGGTCTTTCGCATCGGGTCGGCTGATTCGTAGTTAGATATGGGATCATCCTAGGAGAAAACGCACGTAtgcaacatatttttcttcattaaagaATGCGGCTATTTTGCTACGTTTCACTTTCCAGTTTCTGGAATTTGAATCGAGATAAAAAAGTTCaacgtaaattatttatatataatataataatagaattattgatatattcatGAACGACACACAACTCTCTGTCGACGGAATGCAAGATGTATGTCGTGGGCGAAAATAGCGCGAATCAGATTTCATCGATCTAGCcctttatttagaaaaaacttGCCCTCAAGTGTGGTGTTTTTAAACCAAATCTCTTTTTCGATATGCTGTATACTCTTGACAGTTCTttcatctaacaataaaatcaataaaaaaagttacaaacaaaaatacatgtttattatatttttaattacttagaGACATTTGTAATAATGAGAGACgaaaaaagtttcaatttcGAGTCCCCGTCAAATTAAAGGGTAGTTTTGTGGTTCGGATACCGCGCGAATAATTTACGCATATGCTACGAATCGTATCGCGAGAGTTCGTTAGCGAAAATTAGTCttgaaaataaacaataatcagCCCGCGCAATTATTGGCAAATTGGCAATAGGTCATTCGCGTCGAGTTTGTAATCCGGCCGTGGAAATTCGCGACTTTATGTGGTCGACGATCGCTCGTTGCCGGCGCGGACCGACCGCGAACACGTACTTTACGTCGGCGAACAACAGACACACACCGAGGGGGGGAGAGAGCACAAACTTAACTACTGCGTTCGAGTTATTATTATCAGCCGCCGAAGTTGTTACAGCTGTACGAAGTTATTACATCACTAGTATTATGCATGTATGCACGCGGTATTTCGTGTTGACGCGTCGCGTGCCACGCGAGTGCTCGTTTGCGGTTTTCACGCGAAAAAGTTGCCGCGATTGAGATCCACgcgtatacatacatgcacgcacgcacacacacgcatacatacatatatatatatatatatatatatacacacacacacacatacaaacgATACTGCACCCTGTGGCGTTTGCCACAGAATCTCGTTAAACGTCACGACAAGCGACACGTGTCTTGCTCACGAAGCTTCAGTTAACGATTTACGCGCATCGCGGACTTTCGCACCCCGGTTCCGGTCACCTGCGTACGTTCACGCATCGAGGTATAAGAGCAACTAAGTTTGTCCTATCCGATCAATTGATCCGCACTTGTGTTCTCTGTTTCTCCTATCTTTCTATATCAAAGATTGAACGACACTATTTGCCGCGATACTTATTGTTgcaatctatttataatggacgaataaaaaatgtgcttgaaagaataaatattttactgaaaataaatttaagcaaTGACAATATTTTACGCAAACGTTTTTCATTCAAATCATACAtagataaaagagaagaaagtaTTTTGAGataaagagatagagatagagtcataaaataatgatattcgCAAGAAacgttaaaaagttaaatctaTGCGATCAACTTGAGCATTTGTTACGATAGTAAATGTAATTGCGTGCACTTTGCTATAGAAAACTTTACTCGCaccgtataattaataatgaaagctaaaacatttttctgtctcatttttcttttctttcatcgcctttttattaatgtgattTAAAGCAACAATCTCTCTCGTGGGCACACTTCCGTCtcttaatacatttaattggCGTGTACGctctttgtttctctttctgCTAGACACTAACAAACACAGTGAAAGCGATGATCAGGCAATTATCCGCTTTTCTGCCACACAAGTTCAAGAACGCGTTGGCGAACAATCAGTGTCGCTGATGTAACAGTGTATACAAAGCATTAAAATGCGATGAATCAAACAACGATCGAAGAATTAGTTAATGCACTATTCCGAGTAAATGAAATAGTACAAAGAAAGACTCTTACAAcgtacatgtaaaataaagagGAATTACGTAGAATAATTATCACAATTGCGTGTACAATTatgtaaagagaaaagaaatgtaaaatcatTCGACAAAGTAACTTCCGACAAAGTTCTTCCATTTACGCATAGCAAGTTAATGTTAGACTCCTATATTAGTGCtcaattatcgattttattccGCTGCATGCGGTTTAGCTCTCgcttagataaataaaattttatcgtcgTTATTTCGCGGTTATTACTGCTCTATTTTGTGACTCAGAATTCTCTTCCTTCGGTTCGCCGACCTTTTGATTATCGATAGACCTCGAACTGATCGTCGGGTGTGGACGATTGATTAAACTGTTGGCTCGAACATCGTCGAGAGTGTGATTATGTGTCAAGTTAAAATGACGGAAATTGTGTGAACAACAATAGATTGCCAATAAGAGAAATCTATTCTCGAAgagatttttatcattaacgAAACTCGTGGAGAATCCTAGCTGTCATTTACACGTATCAGGATGTCAAATATCTTCGCGTCTAGTGAGCACGTTCATTTTTCAAACTCATAAGACTTCCATTCATAGGACTTCATTTAAAAATCAGTCATATTGCGGCGATTTCGCATCATTCAGAGACAAGACAACGATTTCTTTCGACGAAGACGAGGTCTTCGATACTTTTAGATGCTTAGGTTAGACATAAAGAGCCGAGTAGTCGCGGGAGATCGATACCGCAAATTTTATGGGACTTATAACGACACGAGTCGAACGAAGCGGATAAAGTCAATCCCGTCTCGATCAAGTTGGAGAAGTAGTCGCGACAATGAACAAACAGAAATGTGCAAAGCGTATAAAAGAAGACGAAGCTGGACAGACGAGAAAGTACAGAGTacgatagagaaagagagacagatagCGATAAGAAAATGGCAAGAAAAAATCCTACCAAGTAGTGCTGGCTGGCGATAATTCGATGCCAACAAGTTCTTCGTGAGCAGGCGAATCGAAAATACCTCGATGGCGGATGAGATAGCGATTGATACGCGGAGATAAGCGAGCGGAAAGGGGTAGTCTCGCTGAGCCCGAAAGAGAAGAAGTCTGAAGAAGTTCCGTCTCCGCGATCGTTGCTCGCTCAAGGGAGATGGAGATTTTCGGTCGAAACACTAGGCACTTTCGGTCACTGAGAGTCAACCTTCAGTGATGATTTGGAAGACCCGCTCGCTTCCGGGATACATCAAAGTCCAGTTTGCGAAATCAAGCCTCATACATAATCGAGACTATATTAAAAAggggaagggagagagagatcaGAATGGGGAGAATGAGGAACACTAGACGTGAAACGAGTTTCTCGGCGGGGGCACGACTCTAGTGGCCACGGCACTGCTTATTGATCTCACTAAAGGGCGAAAGGTACATAGCGTACATGTGCACCCCGTGCGCACCAGACACCACTGCACGGCGGGCACGTAGTGCAACCACTGTCACGAGCAGCGGCGGTGACGGcagcgacgacgacggcggaGATAGTGGTGGTGGCGCCGACGGTGGCACCACCGACACTCCACGATTATCATCCGCCATACTGATCCGTCGTCTCGGTGCCGCTATCACCATCgccgtcgtcatcgtcgtcgttgtaTTATCTGCACAACTAACACTCTTTAAAGAATCGTCACTGTAAGCCTCGATACGTTTAGCTTGCGAGTCGACCGGACCGACGAAAGGTGCACTCCGGAAAATATACGTTTCATGCGGAATATATGTCCCAAGATATCACCGCAAGACGGTACGCTCGCGTTCGACAGTTTATATTCATTTGCCTCTTCGATTGTGTTTGTTTCAATCGCTGAACGTCAGACTGGTATCGAACAGTTGATCGAGTTCTTTTTTCACTCGTTTACACTCTTTATCAAGCACTCTCTCtatcattctctctctctctctctctctctctctctctctctctctctctctctctctctctctctctctctctccctttctttcaTGCTCGCCTTCGCACTCGATTCATACCAACTTTCActctatttctctttcactCGACACGACACTTACGATGACCGAGTCGAAGGGATTGTGGCAGGCCAGGGCTGCTGCTGCTGATGAGCGAACTCTCCTCGGGACTTGCCAAGCTTTTTCACTCGGCTATCATCCCGTACAACCCCCAAGATCTGCTCGACCGTGGAAGGCAGGCAGGGCTGCTGGAGTCGGTGGTAGGGGCCGATAGTGGTGGTTGCTCGTCGTCGGGATATAATGGGTGGGGGTACAACGGCCCATGTGGGGTGGTGGTGCGCCTCCGTACGGAGTACAGGGGAAGGTAAGCGAATGGGGGTGGttgaagagagagagcagGCGCGCGCGCCAGGATGCGAGAAACGTCGAAAGGGACTGGAAGGGGTGGAGGGGAAAAGAAGGGTAGGGGCTCCCGTCACCGCCAGATATGGGTCACTCAGCGATCAATGCCGATATAGAGTCGCTGTATCGCCGGAGTCTCTCGCACAATCTTCTTTACGTCACTTTTCGTTCGCTCGCTTGTTCCGAGAGATGATCTTCTCGTCGTGGGAATGCGTGCTGGCTCAAACGCTCGCGACATTATCTTTGGCGCGGGAGTAGAGTCGATTCGCGCGCTACGTTTAAGAGTTCGATCGACCGCGCCAAATATGGAGGTATCGCAACCCTGGAAGTCCGATACCCTGGAAGTCTAGTAACTTGGCGAAATGGTTCGCGTCGCGGCTACATGGGGGTGTAGCTTTCACAAAAGACCAATCAATACGCAGGAGGTGATCCTATGATATCTCTACTCTctacactctctctctctctctctctctctctctctctcttttcctctccctcATTGTCGCtctttgtttctctctctctctctctctctttctcttttgctaCCTTCTCCCGCTACCAATTTTCAATCCCCGTTTACCCCTTTCTCCAACTTTTCTGCCCTTTCTGCCGCCCACATCTATTTCATTTATCTAGCTCCATTCCTCGATGCCCTTCTATTCGTTTCATTCTAACCCGTCGTACTTTCTCGTAATTTCTCTCGCGTAGACGAATGACTTTTCATGTGAAAAGGCAGGGAACGAGGCATGAGTTCTACAAAGATGCAGAAAACCAATTTAATGTTGCGTCGTACGCATATATACGGTTGTCTAAAATTTTTGCGCAAAAAATGACAATACTTTTCTCGCAGTTTAAAACGAGTCTGTCCAGATATTACCAAAGACTTACTAACCTTGTCCAtcagaaattttagaaatcttCAGGTCGGAAACTTTATGAGACAATGGCGGGgccattaattatttcaatcagCCCCCAAGAGTATGAAAATTTcgtcacattttttattctatgacttttata belongs to Anoplolepis gracilipes chromosome 4, ASM4749672v1, whole genome shotgun sequence and includes:
- the Rbp gene encoding uncharacterized protein Rbp isoform X2, translating into MLQCCGVGGGASTAPHAPQLQGIGSAVGATTSTRTTNMQDAVLESILEQMRETEARRAELERQHADAQNQLREKIAGRYQGPESVEALQSKIRELEKKTELQMVKHEELSLELTSLRRSRSRGPVVGHVTSSSVPTATWPPAGSEIDRIIAKIEQDNSSARMLHELDHARGAITTQQPSATQGILRSSSENLPNLGQHQHPPHPHALNLGMPTQMGHYAGSPMPLTPMMPGCPPLTPNGPPYHYNEPIPPAPSLSSSQSQPAFQQKIQQYQQQQPQQHDLSSSHSQSALPSQQKQQQQTHTSHFTSNQYQESYPHTQTYQQPLQQQQQSQQHPASTTYLTSASQSVIPHYTQPTQTAQNYQLNGSQQATTYPNLSMASHPNGTYSTGATSFNTQLPHHNYSVPQTNMPQTTLSSLYSTTSYHSTLGGLTSVPQSVLPYSTGQSTFATSGSTYSTTVGTNAFGTSGVSSGHDRTTHVLLKGTSSGGLLQAIGDPLQAMQQLSAQSQANQLQQQAIIHQIQQSLRASSPTAPGTATGHHFLGPRQMPKIPTSILTNPLDRLTNTEDIVTEGQVDMLDVPGKGRCYVYIARFSYEPFQHSPNANPEAELPVQGGDYLLVWGQPDDDGFLDAETLDGRRGLVPANFVQKLVGDDLLEFHQAVLGLRDVDDSVSTNIPQCYLQDIDLELAALEEGNRNRQAELSAYAELDNIAEEDEQEPPVPAPQHLTLERQLNKSVLIGWTAPENTHQLESYHVYVDGVLKVTVKATERTRALVEGVDSTRPHRISVRSVTHSRRTSRDAACTMVIGKDVALGPTAVKASNVTATSAVISWLPSNSNHQHVVCVNNVEVRTVKPGVYRHTITGLAPSTIYRVTVKAKNLRATHFEDQNAQAANNLACHVHFKTLPKGLPDPPVDIQVEAGPQDGTLLVTWQPVALNGSAVTGYAVYADGKKVTDVDSPTGDHALVDIHKLMGLNPKHITVRTKSRESQSGDSCATAIPCSVLRGGATGHMPSHGGPPHMVDQRQAQSGMIPQQDDPARHRMTGQRYPNAPMPSHMRRHVANRVDAHGQVIIETDENLSDKEIYPGQSIAQMGIPEITKDSASEANYSEEDDPTRRSRGMPPQHHGPPHHRYAPQMDSQGPPGTHRSPSMGGPSGRPQDPYYDQTGSQRGRGPVYRGGRVTQAQGGAGHPTSAAQQMNKRQRWFVALFDYDPTTMSPNPDACEEELPFSEGDTIKVYGEKDADGFYWGECRGRRGYVPYNMVEELKEPPGQGQPGRRGPTSERWGDIYASMPVKKMIALYDYDPHELSPNVDSQVELTFQTGNEIYVYGDMDDDGFYMGELNGVRGLVPSNFLTEAPGQNQGQPPPGRRPGGQSQGPGARGPPPPPREPPPAGHRRGKDACIVPVSVPVCHLDSRQLQQQQPPPSLMNNQQHQLQHQNNPPHLAYQQANHHSYTTVTTSNQHGPSHLPPGGGVMGAHQQGPVPPHLQQQGKGRGGVVNRVAGSNMPGMQGQHLQQQQQDYQGQPNQPYQQQQPNQPYQQQQPGLGYQQTPQQQFQQPQQQQPGQPFSQQNQQGGPGMQPPQSTSKPMRGIPAVLPTAQSKTQPNTQQNQQQQPQQQSTGPNLMQKFTEMAGASAGGDILSKGKELIFMKFGLGK